The Paramisgurnus dabryanus chromosome 6, PD_genome_1.1, whole genome shotgun sequence genome has a window encoding:
- the trdc gene encoding uncharacterized protein trdc: MEWVKNEHGYTPSTGNLGYRSGAFSATDPLTFGKPISLTVVPKDVPNTPPILSILSALEPDGQDICLAAGFFPREKSMILNGDTANSLKTDNAALSTSSKTYYYAGFKPKSITTCKIDQVEATPDSPVTDKDEKDNSQTPQICPTKAPGNSLSVSTDNGNPKTNSMTLLVTGLRILLAKCVAINVLMSVKAFLV; the protein is encoded by the exons ATGGAGTGGGTGAAGAATGAACATGGCTACACACCATCAACTGGAAATCTT GGTTACCGTAGCGGTGCATTTTCAGCTACTGATCCTTTAACATTCGGAAAGCCGATATCCCTCACCGTCGTACCAA AAGATGTACCTAATACTCCACCAATACTGTCCATTCTATCCGCGCTAGAACCCGATGGACAAGATATTTGTCTGGCCGCCGGGTTCTTTCCTAGAGAAAAGTCCATGATTCTAAATGGAGATACTGCAAACAGTTTGAAAACCGATAATGCTGCCTTGTCCACAAGCAGTAAAACCTATTATTATGCTGGTTTTAAACCAAAAAGTATTACAACTTGCAAAATTGATCAAGTTGAGGCAACTCCTGACAGTCCCGTGACAG ATAAAGATGAGAAAGACAATTCACAGACTCCACAGATTTGTCCAACAAAAGCTCCTGGTAATTCTCTCTCTGTGTCAACAGACAATG gTAATCCTAAAACGAACTCCATGACCCTACTTGTGACAGGTCTGAGAATTCTGCTTGCTAAATGTGTTGCAATCAATGTTTTGATGTCTGTGAAAGCATTTCTAGTTTGA